The following coding sequences lie in one Hydrogenophaga sp. PBL-H3 genomic window:
- a CDS encoding MFS transporter, translating into MSVSPSHPAEGGQFALLRQRRFAPFFWTQFLGAANDNLFKFAFTVLVTYQLQVSWLPPALAGLVIGALFILPFLLFSATSGQLADKLDKKTLIVFVKRLEIGIMALAAWAFFTTHIPLLLLCTFLMGLHSTLFGPVKFAYLPNHLSERELTGGNGMVEMGTFVAILLGNLAGGLIIAVPEIGAHHVGFSCVALALIGRITAQAVPATPATDPGLTINWNPFTETWRNLQLARGNTVVFRSVLGISWMWFFGAVFLSQFPSFAKEVLHGNEQVASLLLIVFSIGIGTGSLLCEVLSRRHVEIGLVPLGAIGMSVFSIDLYLASRGLPPASSLGLAEFIAQPAHWRVLADLTLLSLFAGLYSVPMYALIQMRSQPTHRARIIAANNILNALFMIASAVIAGALLSVGFTIPQMFLLVGLANAVVAFYIFMLVPEYLIRFVAWVASRLVYRFKVRGDEHIPTQGAAVLVCNHVSFVDAVLLMAASPRPIRFLMDHRIFKVPLLGWLFKLAKAIPIAPQKEDAQAYDAAFEAAVAVLRDGELLAIFPEGGITRDGQLQAFKGGVMKILELAASEGMQPSVIPLGLSNLWGSYFSRVEVRNGEAVAMVRPFRRGFFSRVGLRVGEPLAASTVAPEGLRNRVAALID; encoded by the coding sequence ATGTCCGTGTCCCCATCGCACCCCGCCGAGGGTGGTCAGTTCGCCCTGCTGCGTCAGCGCCGATTCGCACCGTTCTTCTGGACGCAGTTCCTCGGGGCGGCCAACGACAATCTCTTCAAGTTCGCGTTCACCGTGCTGGTCACGTACCAGTTGCAGGTGAGCTGGTTGCCGCCGGCGCTGGCCGGGCTGGTGATCGGTGCGCTGTTCATCCTGCCGTTTCTGCTGTTCTCGGCCACCAGCGGCCAACTGGCCGACAAGCTGGACAAGAAAACGCTGATCGTCTTCGTCAAGCGGCTGGAGATCGGCATCATGGCGCTGGCTGCTTGGGCGTTCTTCACCACGCACATTCCGCTCTTGTTGCTGTGCACCTTTCTGATGGGGCTGCACTCCACGCTGTTTGGCCCGGTGAAGTTCGCCTACCTGCCCAACCACCTGAGCGAGCGTGAGCTCACGGGTGGCAACGGTATGGTGGAGATGGGCACCTTTGTGGCCATTTTGCTGGGCAACCTGGCGGGTGGTCTGATCATCGCGGTGCCCGAGATCGGCGCCCACCACGTGGGCTTCAGCTGTGTGGCGCTGGCCCTGATCGGCCGCATCACCGCGCAGGCGGTGCCCGCCACGCCGGCCACAGACCCTGGCCTCACCATCAACTGGAACCCGTTCACCGAGACCTGGCGCAACCTCCAGCTGGCGCGCGGCAACACGGTGGTGTTCCGCTCGGTGCTGGGCATCAGCTGGATGTGGTTCTTCGGCGCGGTGTTCCTCAGCCAGTTCCCCAGCTTTGCCAAGGAGGTGCTGCACGGCAACGAGCAGGTGGCTTCACTCCTGCTGATCGTATTCTCCATTGGTATCGGCACCGGTTCGCTGTTGTGCGAGGTGCTCTCGCGGCGGCATGTGGAGATCGGCCTGGTGCCGCTGGGCGCGATCGGCATGAGCGTGTTCTCGATCGATCTTTACCTCGCCTCCAGGGGCCTGCCGCCGGCCAGCTCGCTGGGGCTGGCCGAATTCATCGCCCAGCCGGCCCACTGGCGCGTGCTGGCCGATCTCACCTTGCTCAGCCTGTTTGCGGGCCTCTACAGCGTGCCCATGTACGCGCTGATCCAGATGCGCAGCCAGCCCACGCACCGCGCCCGCATCATCGCGGCCAACAACATCCTCAACGCGCTGTTCATGATCGCCAGCGCCGTCATCGCGGGAGCCTTGCTCTCGGTGGGCTTCACCATCCCGCAGATGTTCCTGCTGGTGGGCCTGGCCAACGCGGTGGTGGCGTTCTACATCTTCATGCTGGTGCCTGAATACCTGATCCGTTTCGTGGCCTGGGTGGCATCGCGGCTGGTGTACCGCTTCAAGGTGCGGGGTGACGAACACATTCCCACGCAGGGCGCGGCGGTGCTGGTGTGCAACCACGTGAGCTTTGTCGACGCGGTGCTGCTCATGGCCGCCAGCCCGCGCCCGATCCGGTTTCTGATGGACCACCGCATCTTCAAGGTGCCGCTGCTGGGCTGGCTGTTCAAGCTGGCCAAGGCGATTCCGATCGCGCCGCAAAAGGAGGACGCGCAGGCTTACGATGCCGCGTTCGAGGCGGCTGTGGCGGTGTTGCGCGACGGCGAGCTGCTCGCGATCTTTCCCGAAGGTGGCATCACGCGCGACGGGCAGCTGCAAGCTTTCAAAGGTGGCGTGATGAAGATTCTGGAGCTGGCCGCAAGCGAGGGCATGCAGCCCAGCGTGATCCCCCTGGGCCTGAGCAACCTGTGGGGCTCGTACTTCAGCCGGGTGGAGGTGCGCAACGGTGAAGCGGTGGCGATGGTTCGACCGTTTCGTCGCGGGTTCTTCAGCCGTGTGGGGCTTCGGGTGGGCGAGCCGCTGGCGGCCTCGACTGTCGCACCGGAAGGCTTGCGCAATCGGGTCGCCGCCCTGATCGACTGA
- a CDS encoding helix-turn-helix domain-containing protein, with protein sequence MSTTTDLVTALKQELKAAHMTYADLAQAMGMAESSVKRMLAKGDMSLSKVDAICRALRLDFADLARRVTDAQPLLREMTQEQERAVVADKKLLLVAICVLSQWTLEQITAQYRLSEADCVKCLAQLDRIGIIELRPLNRYRLKLAKTFRWRPHGPVMNFFRDHALLDYFRGGFDGSGEGLMLVHGSVSRTLAPMFMERLQRVAQDFAQQHQTDQKLAEKDREGYTLVLAMRSWEFEAFGQLRR encoded by the coding sequence ATGAGCACCACCACCGACCTCGTCACCGCCCTCAAGCAGGAACTCAAGGCCGCGCACATGACCTACGCCGATCTGGCGCAGGCCATGGGCATGGCCGAATCGAGTGTGAAGCGCATGCTGGCCAAGGGTGACATGTCGCTGTCCAAGGTGGACGCGATCTGCCGCGCCCTGCGGCTGGACTTCGCCGACCTCGCGCGCCGCGTGACCGACGCGCAACCGCTCTTGCGCGAGATGACACAGGAGCAGGAGCGCGCGGTGGTGGCCGACAAGAAACTGCTGCTGGTGGCCATCTGCGTGCTGAGCCAGTGGACACTGGAGCAGATCACGGCGCAGTACCGCCTGAGCGAGGCCGACTGCGTGAAGTGCCTGGCCCAGCTCGACCGCATCGGCATCATCGAGTTGCGCCCACTCAACCGCTACCGCCTCAAGCTGGCCAAGACCTTCCGCTGGCGCCCGCACGGTCCGGTGATGAACTTCTTCCGCGACCACGCCCTGCTCGACTATTTCCGTGGTGGCTTCGATGGCTCGGGCGAGGGCCTGATGCTGGTGCACGGCTCGGTCAGCCGCACGCTCGCGCCGATGTTCATGGAGCGCCTGCAACGTGTGGCACAAGACTTTGCGCAGCAACACCAGACCGACCAGAAACTGGCCGAGAAGGACCGCGAAGGCTACACCCTGGTGCTGGCCATGCGCAGCTGGGAATTCGAAGCCTTTGGACAACTGCGGCGTTGA
- a CDS encoding ProQ/FINO family protein: protein MNPNASEPTDAAAPAPAASDTGNRPPARGGRNRRGPAPQRAQRGGANPPAGAAPARHHPMLDQLASLYPALFGEVFLPMKRGIFQDLLDAHPDTLDKDGLKAALALHTRSTRYLTAVASGHPRCDLSGQPVEDMAPEHVHHALVEVFRRRQGRAPQDLRPKLRQRIEQAFEASGLGAEAYAALVQTRDEAVNALTQEALDAVVARAAKDAALLRAFEASGKTVEEFADMYGMGVADANRTLERARARAVKSA from the coding sequence ATGAATCCGAACGCCTCCGAACCCACCGACGCAGCAGCGCCGGCTCCTGCCGCATCCGACACCGGGAACCGCCCCCCGGCACGCGGCGGGCGCAACCGCCGCGGCCCGGCGCCCCAGCGCGCGCAGCGAGGCGGTGCCAACCCGCCCGCCGGCGCCGCGCCGGCGCGCCACCACCCCATGCTCGACCAGCTGGCCTCGCTGTACCCGGCGCTGTTCGGCGAAGTGTTTCTGCCCATGAAGCGCGGCATCTTCCAGGACCTGCTGGACGCGCACCCCGACACCCTGGACAAGGACGGTCTGAAAGCCGCCCTGGCCCTGCACACGCGCTCCACCCGTTACCTCACCGCGGTGGCCAGCGGCCACCCGCGCTGCGACCTGAGTGGTCAGCCCGTGGAAGACATGGCGCCCGAGCATGTGCACCACGCGCTGGTGGAGGTGTTTCGCCGCCGCCAGGGCCGCGCACCGCAAGACCTGCGGCCCAAGCTGCGCCAGCGCATCGAGCAGGCGTTCGAAGCCTCCGGCCTGGGCGCCGAAGCCTACGCTGCGCTGGTGCAAACGCGCGACGAGGCTGTGAATGCGCTGACCCAGGAGGCGCTGGACGCGGTGGTGGCCCGGGCGGCCAAGGACGCGGCGCTGCTGCGCGCGTTTGAAGCCAGCGGCAAGACGGTTGAGGAGTTCGCCGACATGTACGGCATGGGCGTGGCGGATGCGAACCGCACGCTGGAGCGGGCCCGCGCCCGCGCGGTCAAGTCCGCTTGA
- a CDS encoding FIST signal transduction protein, translated as MKLFPYAHATHPQWRMAAALVLAQLRGQMALPDFAKAPSLALLYITDHYASEAQAILEHLSAELPEVTDWAGTVGVGVSANNVEYFDEPALSVMLCDLSPDQYRVFSGVAPLSASGRTAGAPGFVAHTALVHADGSTPELNELIAEVADRTTGGYVFGGLAGSRGPSVQFSLGSAGNLSGQGAASGVFHGGLSGVAFGPDVGIVSRVTQGAQPVDRERTVTASDGNLVLELDGEPALEVLLRELDISLEQPELAMPRLRATLVGLTQPHPDVDFLLPASGPQLRGQFGTEVMVRHLIGLDPGRRGVAIGDLAPEGTRLAFCERNVQAARADLVRVCSEVREELEPEELSLSMASALTAAEADAAPHPARRIAGAIYVSCAGRGGPHFGSPSAELQVVRRALGDVPLVGFFAGGEIAHHRLYGYTGVLTVFTMPAA; from the coding sequence ATGAAGCTCTTTCCCTACGCCCACGCCACCCATCCGCAATGGCGCATGGCTGCGGCTCTGGTGCTGGCGCAGCTGCGTGGCCAGATGGCCCTGCCCGACTTCGCCAAGGCGCCTTCACTGGCGCTGCTTTACATCACCGATCACTACGCCTCCGAGGCCCAGGCCATCCTGGAGCACCTGAGCGCGGAACTGCCTGAGGTGACCGACTGGGCGGGCACGGTGGGGGTGGGCGTGTCGGCCAACAACGTGGAGTATTTCGACGAACCCGCGCTCAGCGTGATGCTGTGCGACCTGAGCCCTGACCAGTACCGTGTGTTCAGCGGCGTGGCGCCGCTTTCGGCCAGTGGCCGCACGGCAGGCGCTCCCGGTTTCGTGGCCCACACCGCGCTGGTGCATGCCGATGGCAGCACCCCCGAGCTCAACGAGCTGATCGCCGAAGTGGCCGACCGCACCACCGGCGGCTATGTGTTCGGCGGGCTGGCTGGCAGCCGTGGGCCGAGCGTGCAGTTCTCGCTCGGCAGCGCGGGCAATCTGAGCGGCCAGGGTGCCGCCAGCGGCGTGTTTCATGGCGGCTTGAGCGGTGTGGCTTTCGGGCCCGACGTGGGCATCGTCTCGCGCGTGACGCAGGGGGCACAGCCGGTGGATCGGGAGCGCACGGTCACAGCCTCGGACGGCAACCTCGTGCTGGAGCTCGACGGTGAACCAGCGCTGGAAGTGCTGCTGCGCGAACTCGACATTTCATTGGAGCAGCCCGAGCTGGCCATGCCGCGCCTGCGCGCCACGCTGGTGGGCCTGACGCAACCCCACCCCGATGTCGACTTCCTGCTACCGGCCAGTGGCCCGCAGCTGCGCGGGCAGTTCGGCACCGAGGTGATGGTGCGGCACCTGATCGGCCTGGACCCGGGTCGCCGCGGCGTGGCCATTGGCGACCTGGCGCCCGAGGGCACGCGCCTGGCGTTTTGCGAGCGCAACGTGCAGGCCGCGCGGGCCGATCTGGTCCGGGTGTGTTCCGAGGTGCGCGAAGAGCTGGAGCCCGAGGAACTCAGCCTGTCGATGGCCAGCGCCCTGACCGCGGCCGAGGCGGATGCCGCACCCCATCCGGCGCGGCGCATTGCCGGCGCCATTTACGTGAGCTGTGCTGGTCGAGGTGGCCCGCATTTCGGCAGCCCGAGTGCCGAGCTGCAGGTGGTGCGACGCGCACTGGGCGACGTGCCGCTGGTGGGGTTTTTTGCCGGTGGCGAGATCGCGCACCACCGGCTCTATGGCTACACCGGGGTGCTGACGGTGTTCACGATGCCGGCCGCGTGA
- a CDS encoding PhaM family polyhydroxyalkanoate granule multifunctional regulatory protein, with protein sequence MSDAPSSGFGKFVPGFEFLQNLAGQAAGGVAQGIGQNIPQMPNLGHWVAPTFNVEDLEKRIEELKAVHFWLDQNSKALGATIQALEVQKMTLSTLKSMNFSMGDVANALKIKAADTLASFTGAAPAAAPAQFAGLEIPARTYGQAPAAEPDEEPEPEAAPEPTPRSKARKTAPAAAPAAGGVVDPMQWWGAISQQFQQIASNAMKDVAKQTALDTTRQVASGLTDQAVKVATGMAGKAARSIGGTVARNVGTAAGMGRAAARAVTAPAKKVAPRAAARKAPTRAPAAKALARVPSAQPMAAGDWPMPTAFFPGFAALQPAAATQAKPKAAAKKGGARNAAAPNPAARKTAAAKSARRR encoded by the coding sequence ATGAGCGACGCGCCCAGCAGTGGTTTTGGCAAGTTCGTGCCCGGCTTCGAGTTCCTGCAAAACCTCGCGGGCCAGGCCGCCGGGGGAGTGGCGCAGGGCATCGGACAAAACATCCCGCAAATGCCCAACCTCGGCCACTGGGTGGCGCCAACCTTCAACGTGGAAGACCTGGAAAAACGCATCGAGGAGCTCAAGGCGGTGCACTTCTGGCTCGACCAGAACTCCAAGGCGCTGGGTGCCACCATCCAGGCCCTCGAAGTGCAGAAGATGACGCTGTCCACCCTCAAGAGCATGAACTTCAGCATGGGCGACGTGGCCAATGCGCTCAAGATCAAGGCTGCCGACACGCTGGCCAGTTTCACCGGGGCGGCGCCGGCTGCCGCACCAGCGCAGTTCGCCGGGCTCGAGATCCCTGCGCGCACTTACGGCCAGGCGCCAGCGGCCGAACCCGACGAGGAGCCCGAACCCGAAGCAGCGCCCGAACCGACACCCCGGAGCAAGGCCCGCAAGACGGCCCCCGCGGCGGCGCCTGCCGCGGGCGGGGTGGTGGACCCGATGCAGTGGTGGGGTGCGATCTCGCAGCAGTTCCAGCAGATCGCCAGCAACGCGATGAAAGACGTGGCCAAACAGACCGCGCTGGACACCACGCGCCAGGTGGCCTCGGGCCTGACCGACCAGGCCGTGAAGGTGGCGACCGGCATGGCCGGCAAGGCTGCGCGCAGCATCGGTGGCACGGTGGCGCGCAACGTAGGCACCGCCGCCGGCATGGGTCGCGCAGCGGCCCGGGCAGTCACCGCGCCAGCGAAGAAGGTCGCACCCCGGGCTGCGGCAAGGAAGGCTCCGACCCGTGCCCCCGCGGCCAAGGCCCTGGCGCGAGTGCCATCGGCGCAGCCCATGGCGGCGGGTGACTGGCCGATGCCCACGGCGTTCTTTCCGGGATTTGCCGCGTTGCAGCCGGCGGCTGCAACGCAGGCCAAGCCCAAGGCTGCGGCCAAAAAGGGCGGAGCCCGCAATGCGGCCGCCCCGAATCCGGCTGCCCGCAAGACTGCGGCGGCCAAGTCCGCCCGCCGACGCTGA
- a CDS encoding enoyl-CoA hydratase/isomerase family protein yields the protein MDYSRYQTLAITRRGPAVGGVPSVLDIQMRADGPGGNGKLPTAGHEGHWELSEIWRDVGRDDSVRCAVLRGSGLGFSGGGDLALVQDMATDFEVRTRVWKEARDLVYNVINCDKPIVSAMHGPAVGAGLVVGLLADISIAAKTAKIVDGHTRLGVAAGDHAAIVWPLLCGLAKAKYYLMLCDPISGEEAERIGLVSLAVDDEQLLDKAFEVADRLASGSQTAIRWTKYSLNNWLRQAGPAFDTSLALEFMGFAGPDVREGVASLRERRAPRYGVDG from the coding sequence GTGGATTACAGCCGCTACCAGACCCTGGCCATCACCCGCCGAGGCCCTGCGGTGGGTGGGGTGCCGTCGGTGCTCGACATCCAGATGCGAGCCGACGGCCCGGGCGGCAACGGCAAGCTGCCCACCGCCGGCCACGAAGGCCACTGGGAGCTGAGCGAAATCTGGCGCGACGTGGGGCGCGACGACAGCGTGCGTTGCGCCGTGCTGCGTGGCAGTGGCCTGGGTTTTTCGGGCGGCGGCGATCTGGCGCTGGTGCAGGACATGGCGACCGATTTCGAGGTGCGCACGCGGGTGTGGAAAGAAGCACGCGACCTGGTCTACAACGTGATCAATTGCGACAAGCCCATCGTCAGCGCCATGCACGGCCCGGCCGTGGGCGCGGGGCTGGTGGTCGGCTTGCTGGCCGACATCTCGATCGCCGCGAAGACCGCCAAGATCGTCGACGGCCACACCCGCCTGGGCGTGGCCGCTGGTGACCACGCGGCCATCGTCTGGCCGCTGCTGTGTGGCCTGGCCAAGGCCAAGTACTACCTGATGTTGTGCGACCCCATCAGCGGCGAAGAGGCCGAGCGCATCGGACTGGTGTCGCTTGCGGTGGACGACGAGCAACTGCTCGACAAGGCGTTCGAAGTGGCCGACCGTCTGGCCAGTGGCAGCCAGACCGCCATCCGCTGGACCAAGTACTCGCTCAACAACTGGCTGCGCCAGGCGGGCCCGGCGTTCGACACCTCGCTGGCGCTGGAATTCATGGGTTTTGCCGGGCCCGACGTGCGCGAAGGTGTGGCATCCTTGCGTGAACGTCGAGCCCCCCGCTACGGCGTGGACGGCTGA
- a CDS encoding TraR/DksA family transcriptional regulator: MTARISDTFAIQLQQMRTDVLAQLRAQQGGTTSRSESAAEALGNASDDQSQANTERELSFALEERESAELIAIDAALKRIADGSFGLCVDCGVSIPAARLHANPTAMRCIDCQTKTEA, translated from the coding sequence ATGACAGCCCGCATTTCAGACACCTTCGCCATCCAACTCCAGCAGATGCGCACCGATGTGCTGGCGCAGTTGCGCGCCCAGCAAGGCGGCACCACGAGCCGTTCCGAGTCGGCCGCCGAAGCACTGGGCAACGCCAGCGACGACCAGTCCCAGGCCAACACCGAACGAGAGCTGTCTTTTGCACTGGAAGAGCGGGAGTCCGCCGAGTTGATCGCGATCGACGCCGCCCTCAAGCGCATCGCCGACGGCAGCTTCGGCCTGTGCGTCGATTGCGGCGTGTCCATTCCCGCCGCGCGGCTGCACGCCAACCCCACGGCCATGCGCTGCATCGACTGCCAGACCAAAACCGAAGCTTGA
- a CDS encoding VOC family protein: MNDQATTLSTRSLFHFAFHVTDLHEARRFYGGVLGCAEGRSTETWVDFDFFSHQISLHLGEPFKTSRTGRVGEHLVPMPHFGLVLLLPEWQALATRLQAAGMEFVLPPQVRFAGQPGEQWTMFFCDPFGNPIEVKGFASLAQVYAS, translated from the coding sequence ATGAACGACCAAGCCACCACCCTGTCCACCCGCAGCCTGTTTCACTTCGCGTTCCACGTGACCGACCTCCATGAGGCGCGCCGCTTCTACGGCGGTGTGCTTGGCTGCGCCGAGGGGCGCAGCACCGAGACATGGGTCGACTTCGATTTTTTCAGCCACCAGATCTCGCTGCACCTGGGCGAGCCGTTCAAGACATCACGCACCGGCCGTGTGGGTGAGCATCTGGTGCCCATGCCGCACTTCGGTCTGGTCTTGTTGCTGCCCGAGTGGCAGGCGCTGGCCACGCGATTGCAGGCGGCGGGGATGGAGTTCGTGCTGCCGCCGCAGGTGCGCTTTGCAGGGCAGCCGGGCGAGCAGTGGACGATGTTCTTTTGCGACCCGTTCGGCAACCCGATCGAGGTCAAGGGGTTTGCTTCGCTGGCGCAGGTGTACGCCAGCTAG